The following nucleotide sequence is from Roseivirga sp. BDSF3-8.
CCTCCGCCACCACCGGATCCGGGGACTGCCGCTGAGGCCGTATTGGAATAGGCTGAGTAACCTCCGCTGCTTTGGGCCCGGACTCTGTAATAATACGTATTGCCTGCACTGACTGAAGCATCAGAGTAAGAAGTACTGCCTGCCGAAAGTGACGCTACTTCCGCAAATCCACCTGAAGACTGTAATGAGCGCTCCACAGAAAAAGAGGTTTCGTCAGAGCTGTTATCCGACCAGCTAAGCGCTATTGCGGAGGAAGCAGAAAGGTATGAGGCTGTAAGCGCAGAAGGTGCAGCCGGAGCACCAGGGTCAGGCGACCCCCCTCCTCCGGTAATCCCCCAAAACTCAGCAGCATAATACGCCGCAAAGAAATTCACATCCGTGGCATAACCGCCGGTGGAGCCTCCTTGCTTATCCCCGCTGCCGGGGTCTACAGCCACTGCATGGCCCATGCTCGTTATGTCAAAGGTAAGCACTACAGGTGAGCCACCGCTATTACGATACTCCTTACGGGTAATACGGCTATTACCCTCGTAGCTACCCTGAGAGGTTTCAGGGTTTGTGTCAGTACCGTGCACATTCGTCCACTGCTCCATCAGCTCCGTAAGGTTAGAGTTACTCACCGTATAATCAGACGTACCATGAAACACACTCAGCGTGGGGTATGGTCCGCTATAACTGCTATACGCATTACGTACAAGGCTCCCCCACTGAGAGGGACTTCTATTTACTCCGGGGCTCATCGCCGAAAAAGCGGAGGTCAAAGAAGTAGCCGCCTTGTAAGGAAGCCCCGCCATTACTGCACCGCCGCTAAACTCATCAGGGTAGGCAGCCATCATTACTGCAGTCATAGCCCCCCCGGCCGAAAAACCGGTAACGAATACAGAAGAGCCATCAACCCCGTACGAGGACTTCATGTAGCTCACCATCGACCTGATAGAGGAGGCCTCCCCCTGTCCGCGATTAATATCACCATTTTCAAACCAGTTAAAACACTTACTGGAGTTATTGCCCGACTTTTGCTGGGGATAAACCACATAAAAGCCATACTTACTCGCCAGGTCGCTCCAGCCGCTTTCAGCAGCGAAGCCCGCAGCATCCTGGGTACATCCGTGCATAGCCACCACCAGGGGAGCGCCCGCACCTGCACTAGATGGAGCATACAGATACATATCCAGATTACCCGGATTAGACCCAAAGGAAGATATTCTGCTAAGAGATTGGGCGTGAGATAAGACAGGCAGCCAAAAGAGCATCATTAAGAGCCCCAGGCCAAATAGTTGGTTAAAATGTTTCATATACATTGGGTTATGTCGTTCGATAGCCACAGCCAGATAGCAATAGCTAGTAAAACTTACCCCAAACCAAACAATTGAACTAAATTAACTTGCGAACTAAAAATTTTATGTGGTGAAATCCCAATACCTCAATGGGAAGAACCATGAAACACCCTCATACAAAAACAAACCACCAATAAAGCCCCTCTTGTGATATTCAGGCTATTATAAAATTTCAGGGTAACCACCCACCACCGCCCCCTTCAAGTAGCCGAAAGATGTAAGCTGAACTGACAGCAGGTAAAATCAACATGGAGCTATCCCTTCTTCAAGGGAGGTTATTCCCTCACGTTAAAAGAAAGTGACAGGAAATATAAAACCAGGTCAGGGTGGCGTTACCCGCAGAAAAGTGGCCTGAAAGCCGCTATTTATAAGTGCAATCGCTTGTGCCCCCCTTTCCGAATGACCGAATGCGAAAGCGGGCGCCTAGCTGGGGCGCCTAGCCGGGGGCGCCTAGCCGGGGGCGCCCAGCCCAGTGATCCCCACGTCCCTAACGTGGTGCGCTAACCATAAAAAAAGCCCCTCAGAGATAATCTGAGAGGCTTCCTGGTGTCGGGATGACTGAATTGGAACGGGGGCGCCCAGCCCAGTGATCCCCACGTCCCTAACGTGGTGCGCTAACCATAAAAAAAGCCCCTCAGAGATAATCTGAGAAGCTTCTTGGTGTCGGGATGACTGGATTCGAACCAGCGACCCCCACGTCCCTAACGTGGTGCGCTAACCGGACTGCGCCACATCCCGTCCGAACTTTCGTTCTTTTATCCGCATCCAGTGCCTGGCTTGCGAATAGGACTGCAAATGTAAAAAACTTTTTCTTACCCCAAAACAAGGCATCTCATTTTCTTTAAGCTCAAATGCAGGCCTAGTGTAATTTAACCTTAATACTTAATGGACTAAATCGATTTTTACCTTAATTCGCAGACTACATTAACTTGAGCTGATGAAAAAAACACTGCAAAATGTGACCATAGGCATCGCGTTGCTTATAGGTTTTACCATGTGTGCCCGCCCACGGATCAACCAGACAGGGGGAAAAGAAATGAGCGCAGAGGCTTCCGCAGAAACCAACACTGAGCCCAGTCTCCTGTATAAGATATCCGGCAACGGACTGGAGCGCCCCAGCTACCTGTATGGCACCATTCATATTATCTGCCCGGCAGACTTTACCCTGGCCCCATACGTCGAGCAGGCAGTAAAAGAAACAAGCCTGACCGTCCTTGAACTGGATATGGACGACCCTGACCTGCAAACCCAAATGCAGCAGAGCATGATCAATCCCGGTTTGATGAACTTTACAGAAAACATGGATGAGGAAAGCCGCACAAAACTCGATCAGATCCTGAAAAAACAATACGGCGCCGGAGTTCAGCAGCTCGGTATTATGAAGCCATTTGTCATACAGAATATGCTATTGCTGAAATACCTCCCTTGTGCCGCACCGGAAAGCTATGAGGGCCGGTTTATAGAGCTCTCACAGCAACAGGAGCAGGAGATCATAGGACTGGAAACAGTGGCTTATCAATTCTCCGTATTCGATAGCATCCCCCAGGAAGAGCAGATCGCCTGGATAGAAGATATGATCAATGATAGCGCCTCTACTGCAAATGAATTTAGCCGTATGGTTGAAGCCTATAAAGCCAAAGATGTGGAAAGGCTTCTGGAGATTTCTATTGAAAGCGAACAGTTCCTCAACTATGCGGACCTGCTTCTTTATCAGAGAAACCAAAACTGGATACCCAGGATCGAGCAGATCGTAAAGGAACAGTCAGCGTTCATAGCAGTCGGAGCCGGCCACCTCGGTGGGCAAAAGGGGGTAATCTCCTTATTACAGGATAAAGGCTACACCGTAGAGCCTGTAAGGGAGTAAGACGGCAGTAACAAAAAAAAAGAGGCTGTCTCAAAAGGCAACCTCTTTTTGTTCAAAATATAATTTTGTATTCCTCGTAACTACCGCGGGGTTGTACCGGGCCGCGTTCGGTCTCGTGGTTGCCATTTCCACGAAGTTATACTTCGCTATGC
It contains:
- a CDS encoding TraB/GumN family protein, which gives rise to MKKTLQNVTIGIALLIGFTMCARPRINQTGGKEMSAEASAETNTEPSLLYKISGNGLERPSYLYGTIHIICPADFTLAPYVEQAVKETSLTVLELDMDDPDLQTQMQQSMINPGLMNFTENMDEESRTKLDQILKKQYGAGVQQLGIMKPFVIQNMLLLKYLPCAAPESYEGRFIELSQQQEQEIIGLETVAYQFSVFDSIPQEEQIAWIEDMINDSASTANEFSRMVEAYKAKDVERLLEISIESEQFLNYADLLLYQRNQNWIPRIEQIVKEQSAFIAVGAGHLGGQKGVISLLQDKGYTVEPVRE